One segment of Natronosalvus halobius DNA contains the following:
- the gyrA gene encoding DNA gyrase subunit A, which yields MSSEVPDPSDIDAASVEPVRIEDEMEQSYIDYAMSVIAGRALPRVEDGLKPVHRRILYAMHEMGVSSRSSHRKSSSIVGETMGDFHPHGDRAIYDTLVRMAQDFSMRYPLVDGQGNFGSMDGDPPAAQRYTEARMAAIAEELLEDIDRDTVDFSSNYDDRLQEPDVLPAAFPNLLVNGSSGIAVGMSTNIPPHNLGEVIDATVELIDNPDATVEDLMEHVKGPDFPTGANIVGRDAIYSAYKTGRGRIRVRAEFEVEEWKRDRERIVVTEVPYQANKARLVERIAEDVTEGALEGISDLRDESDRDGVRIVIELKRGANTDVVKNRLLENHLERTFGVINLALVDGQPKVLTLRETLQEYISHRKEVVRRRSEYDLAEAEDRAHILEGRLKALENIDDVVDLIQDSEDRDEARTGLEETFDFSESQAEHIVRMQLGSLTSMESAEIEDEYEEVTAEIERLEAILGSESALYEVIKEELLEIKDEYADDRRTSIIEDMGAVTHEDLIPQEDVFVVMTEDDYVKRMPIENFEAQGRGGKGIIGADVKDEDRVTTVFRANTHDYLLCFTNHGQVYRLKTYEIPEMSRTARGKSAVNILDLDPGEDITAIVDTDAFDGEEYVTMVTKHGYVKRTAGEEFDNILSTGIIAASLEESDELVDVDVTDGSKDLVIGTEQGMTIRFDEDEVRSMGRNARGVNGIKLEDGDAVAGLVSTDEGDERALLTVTENGYGKRTLLSAYRTQSRYGKGLIDIKTNERNGPVTAVKAVTEDNELVLMSERGQIMRTRASEISTVGRNTMGVTVMDVEASDAVASVDVIPAELGVDADETEADDVDVADETDIDEAAVDADSTTDE from the coding sequence ATGAGTTCCGAAGTGCCAGACCCCAGCGACATCGACGCGGCCTCAGTCGAACCGGTCCGCATCGAAGACGAGATGGAGCAGAGCTACATCGACTACGCGATGAGCGTCATCGCCGGACGCGCCCTCCCCCGGGTCGAAGACGGCCTCAAACCCGTCCACCGGCGCATCCTCTACGCGATGCACGAGATGGGCGTCTCGAGTCGCTCGAGTCACCGCAAGTCCTCCTCGATCGTCGGGGAGACGATGGGTGACTTCCACCCCCACGGCGACCGGGCGATCTACGACACCCTGGTCCGGATGGCCCAGGACTTCTCGATGCGCTACCCGCTCGTAGACGGCCAGGGGAACTTCGGTTCGATGGACGGCGACCCGCCAGCCGCCCAGCGATACACGGAGGCCCGCATGGCCGCCATCGCCGAGGAGTTGCTCGAGGACATCGACAGGGACACGGTCGACTTCTCCTCGAACTACGACGACCGCCTTCAGGAGCCGGACGTGCTCCCGGCGGCGTTCCCGAACCTCCTCGTGAACGGCTCGTCGGGAATCGCCGTCGGGATGTCGACGAACATCCCGCCGCACAATTTAGGAGAGGTGATCGACGCGACGGTCGAACTCATCGACAACCCCGACGCGACCGTCGAGGATCTGATGGAACACGTCAAGGGTCCGGACTTCCCGACGGGGGCCAACATCGTCGGCCGTGACGCAATTTACTCGGCGTACAAGACCGGCCGCGGGCGGATCCGCGTTCGCGCCGAGTTCGAGGTCGAGGAGTGGAAGCGTGATCGCGAGCGCATCGTCGTCACCGAAGTGCCCTACCAGGCGAACAAGGCCCGTCTGGTCGAGCGCATCGCCGAGGACGTCACCGAGGGCGCTCTCGAGGGCATCTCGGACCTGCGCGACGAGTCCGACCGCGACGGCGTTCGCATCGTGATCGAACTCAAGCGTGGTGCGAACACGGACGTCGTCAAGAACCGACTGCTCGAGAACCACCTCGAGCGAACCTTCGGCGTCATCAACCTCGCGCTGGTCGACGGCCAGCCGAAGGTGTTGACGCTCAGGGAGACGCTCCAGGAGTACATCTCCCACCGAAAGGAGGTCGTCCGACGGCGCAGCGAGTACGACCTCGCGGAGGCGGAAGACCGCGCGCACATCCTCGAGGGCCGTCTGAAGGCGCTCGAGAACATCGACGACGTGGTCGACCTCATCCAGGACTCCGAGGACCGCGACGAGGCGCGAACGGGGCTCGAGGAAACCTTCGACTTTTCCGAATCGCAGGCCGAGCACATCGTCCGGATGCAACTCGGGAGCCTCACCTCGATGGAGTCGGCGGAAATCGAGGACGAGTACGAGGAGGTTACGGCGGAAATCGAACGCCTCGAGGCGATCCTCGGGAGCGAGTCGGCGCTGTACGAGGTCATCAAAGAGGAGTTACTCGAGATCAAAGACGAGTACGCCGACGACCGGCGGACCTCGATCATCGAGGACATGGGGGCGGTGACCCACGAGGACCTGATCCCCCAGGAGGACGTCTTCGTCGTCATGACCGAGGACGACTACGTCAAGCGGATGCCGATCGAGAACTTCGAGGCCCAGGGTCGGGGCGGCAAGGGAATCATCGGTGCGGACGTCAAGGACGAGGACCGCGTGACGACGGTCTTCCGGGCGAACACCCACGACTACCTGCTGTGTTTCACCAATCACGGCCAGGTCTACCGGCTCAAGACATACGAGATCCCAGAGATGAGTCGGACGGCGCGGGGGAAATCCGCCGTCAATATCCTCGACCTCGATCCGGGCGAGGACATCACGGCTATCGTCGACACTGACGCCTTCGACGGGGAGGAGTACGTGACGATGGTGACCAAACACGGGTACGTAAAACGGACGGCAGGCGAGGAGTTCGACAACATCCTCTCGACGGGCATCATCGCCGCCAGCCTCGAGGAGAGCGACGAACTCGTCGACGTGGACGTGACCGACGGGTCGAAGGATCTCGTCATCGGGACCGAACAGGGGATGACGATTCGCTTCGACGAGGACGAGGTTCGGTCCATGGGTCGGAACGCCCGTGGGGTCAACGGAATCAAACTCGAGGACGGCGACGCCGTGGCCGGCCTGGTCTCGACCGACGAGGGCGACGAGCGTGCGTTACTGACGGTGACCGAGAACGGCTACGGCAAGCGGACGTTGCTCTCGGCCTACCGGACCCAGTCGCGGTACGGGAAGGGATTGATCGACATCAAGACCAACGAGCGAAACGGCCCGGTGACGGCGGTGAAGGCGGTCACGGAAGACAACGAACTCGTCCTGATGAGCGAGCGTGGCCAGATCATGCGTACACGGGCGAGCGAGATTTCGACCGTCGGTCGGAACACGATGGGCGTAACGGTGATGGACGTCGAGGCGAGCGACGCGGTCGCCAGCGTCGACGTGATTCCGGCGGAACTCGGGGTGGATGCTGACGAGACGGAGGCTGACGACGTAGACGTCGCTGACGAGACGGATATCGACGAGGCGGCCGTCGACGCGGATTCGACAACCGACGAATAA
- the aglM gene encoding UDP-glucose 6-dehydrogenase AglM translates to MNVSIVGSGYVGTTIAACLADLGHDVTNVEIDQDTVDAINAGEAPIHESGLAERIAEHAGERLRATTDYGAVRDTDLTFLCLPTPQHDDGSLDLTAMRAASESLGAALAEKDGDHIVVVKSTVLPGTTEDVVGPIVSEASGRAVGEGLELAMNPEFLRMGTAVQDFLEPEKVVVGATDPAAADTLWELYAPMRERGADFVETGVREAELIKYANNAFLASKVSLVNELGNVAKAYGVDAYEVLDAVGLDDRISERFMRSGLGWGGSCFPKDVNALRAGAREQGYDPELLDAVVRVNDGQPRRLVDLLSNHVDLEGARIAVLGLSFKPGTDDVRKSRALEVIDALLERGATVVGYDPVATENLRSTYPEYADRDGLEYAASAAEALEGADGAVVATDWPEFDDLAGALEGMSRRVLVDGRRIDVSEAKADLEVYEGLTW, encoded by the coding sequence ATGAACGTCTCCATCGTCGGCAGCGGCTACGTCGGCACGACGATCGCGGCCTGTCTCGCGGACCTCGGCCACGACGTCACGAACGTCGAGATCGACCAGGACACGGTCGACGCGATCAACGCCGGCGAGGCTCCCATCCACGAATCTGGTCTCGCGGAACGCATCGCCGAGCACGCGGGCGAGCGGCTGCGGGCAACCACCGACTACGGTGCCGTTCGCGACACCGACCTCACCTTTCTCTGCCTGCCGACGCCCCAGCACGACGACGGCAGCCTCGACCTGACGGCCATGCGCGCGGCCTCGGAGTCGCTCGGGGCCGCCCTCGCCGAGAAGGACGGCGACCACATCGTCGTCGTCAAGAGCACCGTCTTGCCGGGGACGACCGAGGACGTCGTCGGCCCGATCGTCAGCGAGGCGAGCGGGCGGGCCGTCGGCGAAGGCCTCGAGCTGGCGATGAACCCCGAGTTTCTTCGAATGGGCACCGCCGTCCAGGACTTCCTCGAGCCCGAGAAAGTCGTCGTCGGGGCGACCGACCCGGCGGCCGCCGACACCCTGTGGGAACTCTACGCTCCCATGCGCGAACGCGGGGCGGACTTCGTCGAAACCGGCGTCCGCGAGGCCGAGTTGATCAAGTACGCCAACAACGCCTTCCTCGCCTCGAAGGTCTCGCTGGTGAACGAACTCGGGAACGTCGCCAAGGCCTACGGCGTCGACGCCTACGAGGTGCTCGACGCCGTCGGACTCGACGACCGCATCTCCGAGCGGTTCATGCGCTCGGGGCTCGGCTGGGGCGGTTCGTGTTTCCCCAAAGACGTCAACGCCCTCCGAGCGGGCGCACGAGAGCAAGGCTACGATCCCGAACTCCTGGACGCCGTCGTCCGCGTTAACGACGGCCAGCCCCGCCGACTCGTCGACCTGCTCTCGAACCACGTCGACCTCGAGGGCGCCCGGATCGCCGTCCTCGGGCTGTCGTTCAAACCCGGGACCGACGACGTCCGGAAGTCCCGCGCGCTCGAGGTCATCGACGCCCTCCTGGAGCGCGGCGCGACCGTCGTCGGGTACGATCCAGTCGCCACCGAAAATCTGCGGTCTACCTACCCCGAGTACGCCGACCGCGACGGCCTCGAGTACGCCGCGAGCGCCGCGGAGGCCCTCGAGGGCGCCGACGGGGCGGTCGTCGCGACCGACTGGCCCGAGTTCGACGACCTCGCGGGGGCGCTCGAAGGGATGTCCAGGCGAGTACTCGTCGACGGGCGTCGAATCGACGTCTCCGAAGCGAAAGCGGATCTCGAGGTCTACGAGGGCCTCACCTGGTGA
- a CDS encoding AbrB/MazE/SpoVT family DNA-binding domain-containing protein has product MSSERVDSESKVSGNQANIPARIRRELEIDDGDRLRWHVEDDGTLRVQVVQQRTGTFSDFDGYDGDQATEAENQHDAWGVDLE; this is encoded by the coding sequence ATGAGCAGTGAGCGTGTCGACTCCGAGAGCAAGGTGTCGGGGAATCAGGCGAATATCCCCGCTCGTATCCGACGGGAACTCGAGATCGACGACGGCGACAGACTCCGCTGGCACGTCGAGGACGACGGAACGCTCCGAGTACAGGTCGTCCAGCAGCGAACCGGGACGTTCAGCGACTTCGACGGCTACGACGGCGATCAGGCAACGGAAGCCGAGAACCAACACGACGCGTGGGGCGTCGACCTCGAGTAG
- a CDS encoding type II toxin-antitoxin system VapC family toxin, producing MPRALVDTTVLFAAAYRQDSAHDAALPILRQIDTAALPEAVILDYVLAETLNGLTTHAGHDAAVDFLDRVEENTQFHIDSLTADEFAAAKALFRQYECFSFVDAAIVAYMQAEGLGYLYAFDDDFDAAEDVYRLDVATNPYQPE from the coding sequence ATGCCGCGTGCACTCGTCGATACAACCGTTCTCTTTGCGGCGGCGTACCGCCAAGACAGCGCACACGACGCCGCCCTCCCTATCCTCAGGCAAATCGACACCGCTGCTCTCCCGGAGGCAGTGATTCTCGACTACGTCCTCGCGGAGACGCTAAACGGGTTGACGACGCACGCGGGTCACGACGCCGCTGTCGATTTCCTCGATCGGGTGGAAGAGAACACGCAATTCCACATCGATTCTCTGACGGCGGACGAATTTGCCGCGGCAAAAGCCCTCTTCCGGCAGTACGAGTGCTTCTCGTTCGTTGATGCCGCGATCGTCGCGTACATGCAAGCGGAGGGACTCGGGTACCTCTACGCGTTCGACGACGATTTCGACGCTGCAGAGGACGTCTACCGACTCGACGTCGCAACGAACCCGTATCAACCAGAGTGA
- a CDS encoding class I SAM-dependent methyltransferase: MGHHTFDASRADKLERAERRYRFCSREELCWAVDPEETDTVADLGSGTGFFTDDVAPHVETVYAVDLQEAMHDYYREKGVPENVDLVTANVSDLPFEDGDVDAAFSTMTYHEFASEAALQEIRRVLAPGGRLAIVDWGASGTGQDGPPTDERYSANEATEALETAGFAIEHVGVRPETFLLVATLE; the protein is encoded by the coding sequence ATGGGACACCACACCTTCGACGCTTCGCGAGCGGACAAACTCGAGCGCGCCGAGCGCCGCTACCGATTCTGCTCGAGGGAGGAGTTGTGCTGGGCGGTTGACCCCGAAGAAACCGACACCGTGGCCGACCTCGGGAGCGGGACGGGCTTTTTCACCGACGACGTGGCCCCGCACGTCGAGACGGTGTACGCCGTCGACCTCCAGGAGGCGATGCACGATTACTACCGCGAGAAGGGCGTCCCCGAGAACGTCGACCTCGTGACGGCGAACGTGAGCGACCTCCCGTTCGAGGACGGGGACGTCGACGCCGCGTTCTCGACGATGACCTACCACGAGTTCGCGAGCGAGGCAGCCCTCCAGGAGATCCGACGCGTCCTGGCGCCGGGCGGGCGACTCGCCATCGTCGACTGGGGCGCGAGCGGCACCGGCCAGGACGGCCCGCCGACCGACGAGCGCTACAGCGCCAACGAGGCGACCGAGGCACTCGAGACGGCAGGTTTCGCCATCGAGCACGTGGGGGTCCGTCCGGAGACGTTCTTGCTGGTCGCGACGCTCGAGTAG
- the aglJ gene encoding S-layer glycoprotein N-glycosyltransferase AglJ yields MDEHAGIESAASDGDASPADENADADGDANAARDDANEESDSPTIDHPLPPEQVCILLPTLEEAATIGEIVDRFRERGYENVLVVDGDSNDGTRDIARERGARVLTQSGSGKGQAVREAVEYIDARYVLMLDGDGTYDPADAETMLEPLAQGYEHVIGNRFADMDDDAMKRLNGFGNRMINGAFGFIHGAHYEDILSGYRAFTRDSFERLLLDSDGFTIETELAVECVRHGVETAVVPVSYRARPDESETNLHPVWDGGTIILTLYSLAKTNNPLFYFGSVGAASVISGIALAGYVLWRWIQFNTGHEILALVSAAAILLGVQLLMFGVLSDMIVTLHREQRRRLEQVRLESRRDRDDR; encoded by the coding sequence ATGGACGAGCACGCAGGGATCGAATCCGCCGCTTCCGACGGCGACGCATCACCCGCAGACGAGAATGCTGACGCGGATGGCGACGCGAACGCGGCCCGGGACGACGCCAATGAGGAGTCTGACTCGCCGACCATCGACCACCCACTGCCGCCCGAACAGGTCTGTATTCTGCTCCCCACGCTCGAGGAGGCCGCGACGATCGGAGAGATCGTCGACCGCTTTCGCGAGCGTGGCTACGAGAACGTCCTCGTCGTCGACGGTGACTCGAACGACGGTACGCGTGACATTGCCCGAGAGCGCGGCGCCCGCGTACTGACCCAGTCGGGCTCCGGGAAGGGACAGGCCGTCCGCGAAGCCGTCGAGTACATCGACGCGCGCTACGTCCTCATGCTCGACGGCGACGGCACATACGATCCGGCCGACGCCGAGACGATGCTCGAGCCCCTGGCCCAGGGGTACGAACACGTGATCGGCAATCGGTTCGCCGACATGGACGACGACGCGATGAAGCGCCTCAACGGGTTCGGCAACCGGATGATCAACGGCGCGTTCGGGTTCATCCACGGGGCGCACTACGAGGACATCCTCTCGGGCTATCGCGCGTTCACCCGGGACTCGTTCGAGCGACTCCTGCTCGATTCCGACGGGTTCACCATCGAGACGGAACTCGCCGTCGAGTGCGTCCGCCACGGCGTCGAGACGGCCGTCGTCCCGGTGAGTTACCGGGCGCGACCCGACGAATCGGAGACGAACCTTCACCCCGTCTGGGACGGCGGGACGATCATCCTGACGCTGTACTCGCTGGCGAAGACGAACAACCCGCTGTTTTACTTCGGGAGCGTCGGCGCCGCGTCTGTCATTTCGGGAATCGCCCTCGCGGGCTACGTGCTCTGGCGCTGGATCCAGTTCAACACCGGCCACGAGATCCTCGCGCTCGTCTCCGCGGCCGCGATCTTGCTCGGCGTCCAGTTGCTCATGTTCGGGGTCCTCTCGGACATGATCGTCACCCTCCACCGCGAACAGCGTCGACGCCTCGAGCAGGTTCGCCTCGAGAGCCGCCGGGATCGAGACGATCGATAG
- a CDS encoding DUF6541 family protein, protein MTQRRTLLDLVLTVGFLAVATAIAVAHRSPPSGYESSIYTGTPTLTWVAFGLALAVAVGVTIGTRGWYQAGGIALGGLAVTSIVSLPVIRNYHFQGMGDSLTHLGWVRDFVQGTMQPHELFYPGLHAVATTLHLGGGVSMERALLIAVVLLFVPFVVFVPLIARDISGTGAAAGFAAIASWMVLPINNVATHMGPHTNSNALFVVPVALFATVALVSRRSDLERLPLGISPFTVCLFLAGIGLLLVHPQQMINVVVFLGALAGVQFLAKRRYDDHPMVHHPSLFAPAVMLGVLFVVWAAANARFRRAFSGLVYGLFSRDIGTGSTVGQRSGSLTELGGSLLELFAIMFLVAAVLGAIAALFILATWLGRTSLDPDGRSYVTYFALALVPLGGMFVVYFLGTPTMAFRQVGFIYVVLTILSGIALAHLFGWLAGPLTTPGANALAAVFVAACLVLTLVTLFTSPLIYQPTQHVTEQQQFGYDTALETRADERLYAGFGYGINRYGDAHYGTEAGSEINYDGGAGGAVLVEEFEDGNYREAYHGADYYFTVSAYDKARELEVYDELHHSEAALEGIEREPYVDRLISSEEFTMFSVEGTPS, encoded by the coding sequence ATGACGCAGAGACGAACCCTGCTCGATCTCGTCCTCACGGTCGGCTTTCTCGCCGTGGCGACCGCGATCGCCGTCGCGCATCGGTCCCCACCCTCGGGGTACGAATCGTCGATCTACACGGGTACGCCGACGCTCACCTGGGTCGCCTTCGGTCTCGCGCTCGCCGTCGCGGTTGGCGTGACCATTGGGACCCGCGGGTGGTATCAGGCCGGCGGGATCGCCCTTGGCGGGCTCGCGGTGACGAGCATCGTCAGCCTGCCGGTGATCCGTAACTACCACTTCCAGGGGATGGGCGACTCGCTCACCCACCTGGGGTGGGTCCGGGACTTCGTCCAGGGGACGATGCAGCCACACGAACTGTTCTACCCCGGGCTCCACGCCGTCGCGACGACCCTCCACCTCGGCGGCGGTGTCTCGATGGAACGGGCGCTCCTGATCGCCGTCGTCCTCCTGTTCGTCCCGTTCGTCGTGTTCGTTCCCCTCATCGCACGCGACATCTCGGGAACGGGCGCCGCCGCCGGGTTCGCCGCCATCGCCTCCTGGATGGTGCTCCCCATCAACAACGTGGCGACGCACATGGGGCCGCACACGAACTCCAACGCGCTGTTCGTCGTCCCCGTAGCCCTCTTCGCGACCGTCGCGCTTGTGAGCCGTCGGTCGGACCTCGAACGCCTCCCGCTCGGCATCTCGCCGTTCACCGTCTGCCTGTTCCTGGCCGGGATCGGACTCCTGCTAGTTCACCCTCAGCAGATGATCAACGTGGTCGTCTTCCTCGGGGCGCTCGCCGGGGTGCAGTTCCTCGCGAAGCGCCGGTATGACGATCATCCGATGGTGCACCACCCGTCGCTGTTCGCGCCGGCAGTCATGCTCGGCGTCCTGTTCGTGGTCTGGGCAGCCGCGAACGCGCGGTTCCGACGTGCCTTCTCGGGGCTCGTCTACGGTTTGTTCAGCCGTGACATCGGGACCGGCTCGACCGTCGGTCAGCGAAGCGGGTCGCTGACGGAACTGGGCGGTAGCCTGCTCGAACTGTTCGCGATCATGTTCCTGGTCGCCGCCGTGCTCGGGGCTATCGCAGCGCTGTTCATCCTCGCGACGTGGCTCGGGCGAACGAGTCTGGACCCCGACGGTCGCTCGTACGTCACCTACTTCGCGCTCGCGCTGGTGCCCCTCGGCGGCATGTTCGTGGTCTACTTTCTCGGGACGCCGACGATGGCGTTCCGACAGGTTGGCTTCATCTACGTCGTCCTGACGATCCTCTCGGGAATCGCCCTCGCACACCTCTTCGGTTGGTTGGCCGGGCCGCTGACGACCCCGGGTGCGAACGCACTCGCCGCCGTCTTCGTCGCGGCCTGTCTCGTCCTGACGCTCGTGACGCTGTTCACGTCACCGCTGATCTACCAGCCGACCCAGCACGTCACCGAACAGCAGCAGTTCGGCTACGACACCGCCCTCGAGACCCGGGCCGACGAGCGCCTGTACGCCGGCTTCGGCTACGGGATCAACCGCTACGGCGACGCTCACTACGGCACCGAGGCCGGGAGCGAGATCAACTACGACGGCGGCGCCGGCGGGGCGGTCCTGGTCGAGGAGTTCGAGGACGGCAACTACCGGGAGGCCTACCACGGTGCGGATTACTACTTCACCGTGAGCGCCTACGATAAAGCGCGGGAACTCGAGGTCTACGACGAACTCCACCACTCCGAGGCGGCTCTCGAGGGAATCGAGCGCGAACCCTACGTGGACCGACTGATCTCGAGTGAGGAATTCACGATGTTTTCGGTCGAGGGAACCCCCTCTTGA
- a CDS encoding class I SAM-dependent methyltransferase — translation MTTDDSSHPLLAAIYDPATALAERTLLRPHREYLVDGLEGRVLDVGAGTGALFPYLVRVPDGDAAFHAIEPDPHMRRQAASTAADLGLAVDLRDARAEALPYPDESFDVVVASLVFCTIPGAEAALEEVERVLRPGGEFRFLEHVRDDGWRGQVQSLVEPLWKRAAGGCHLTRQTASLFAADRAFDVLELERVNLGVTPVRPFVRGRMRKRV, via the coding sequence ATGACGACGGACGATTCCTCGCACCCGCTGCTCGCGGCGATTTACGATCCGGCGACTGCACTCGCCGAACGAACCCTGCTTCGTCCCCACCGCGAGTACCTGGTCGACGGCCTCGAGGGCCGGGTGCTCGACGTCGGCGCGGGAACGGGCGCTCTCTTTCCGTACCTCGTCCGGGTACCCGACGGAGACGCGGCGTTCCACGCCATCGAACCCGACCCACACATGCGCCGCCAGGCCGCGTCGACGGCCGCCGATCTGGGTCTCGCAGTCGACCTGCGCGACGCTCGGGCCGAGGCGCTTCCCTACCCGGACGAGTCCTTCGACGTCGTCGTCGCCTCGCTGGTCTTCTGTACGATTCCGGGCGCCGAGGCCGCCCTCGAGGAAGTCGAACGCGTCCTCCGTCCTGGCGGCGAGTTCCGATTTCTCGAGCACGTTCGAGACGACGGCTGGCGCGGGCAGGTCCAGTCGCTGGTCGAACCGCTATGGAAGCGGGCCGCCGGTGGCTGTCACCTGACCCGACAGACGGCGTCGCTGTTCGCGGCCGACCGTGCCTTCGACGTGCTCGAACTCGAGCGGGTGAACCTCGGTGTGACGCCGGTGCGTCCGTTCGTCCGGGGACGGATGCGAAAACGGGTTTGA
- the pstB gene encoding phosphate ABC transporter ATP-binding protein PstB has translation MTANRPESGELSRGATGDSGVTSMTEIASPRGSPGVESPVIQSRDLDVFYGDTQALDGITMDIPERRVTALIGPSGCGKSTFLRSINRMNDLIDVARVEGELFFHGKNVYDDDVDPVALRRKIGMIFQQPNPFPKSIFDNVAYGLRVQDKDDDLEEQVRTALERAALLEEVEDQLDSSGLDLSGGQQQRLCIARAIATDPEVILMDEPASALDPVATSKIEDLIEELANDYTVVIVTHNMQQAARISDKTAVFLTGGELVEFDDTTKLFENPESQRVEDYITGKFG, from the coding sequence ATGACCGCCAATCGACCCGAATCCGGGGAACTCTCCAGGGGCGCAACAGGCGACTCCGGCGTGACCTCGATGACCGAAATCGCCAGCCCCCGGGGGTCACCCGGAGTCGAGTCGCCCGTAATCCAGTCCCGGGACCTCGACGTCTTCTACGGCGACACTCAGGCGCTCGACGGCATCACGATGGACATCCCCGAACGACGGGTGACGGCGCTCATCGGACCCTCGGGCTGTGGCAAGTCGACATTCCTGCGGTCGATCAACCGCATGAACGACCTCATCGACGTCGCCCGCGTCGAGGGCGAACTGTTCTTTCACGGCAAGAACGTCTACGACGACGACGTCGACCCCGTCGCGCTCCGCCGCAAGATCGGGATGATCTTCCAGCAACCGAATCCCTTCCCGAAGAGTATCTTCGACAACGTCGCCTACGGACTCCGGGTCCAGGACAAGGACGACGACCTCGAGGAGCAGGTCCGGACCGCCCTCGAGCGAGCGGCCCTGCTCGAGGAGGTCGAGGATCAGCTAGACTCGAGCGGACTCGATCTCTCGGGTGGCCAGCAACAGCGCCTCTGTATCGCCCGGGCCATCGCGACCGACCCGGAGGTCATCCTGATGGACGAGCCAGCGAGCGCGCTCGACCCCGTTGCGACCTCGAAGATCGAAGACCTGATCGAGGAACTGGCGAACGACTACACCGTCGTGATCGTCACCCACAATATGCAACAGGCCGCCCGGATTTCGGACAAGACCGCCGTGTTCCTCACCGGCGGGGAACTCGTGGAGTTCGACGACACGACGAAACTCTTCGAGAACCCGGAGAGCCAGCGCGTCGAGGACTATATCACCGGGAAATTCGGATAG
- a CDS encoding ribbon-helix-helix domain-containing protein, producing the protein MTEYTTVSIPKDLAARVEETIEGTSFQSTSDLTRFLLRSIVIQHQKSGQLTEAEFEEIAEQLRGLGYLE; encoded by the coding sequence ATGACCGAATACACGACGGTCTCGATCCCGAAGGATCTCGCGGCACGCGTCGAGGAGACCATCGAGGGCACGAGCTTTCAGAGTACGAGCGATCTCACCCGGTTTCTCCTGCGGAGCATCGTGATCCAGCACCAGAAGTCCGGTCAACTCACGGAGGCCGAGTTCGAGGAGATCGCCGAACAGCTCCGGGGGCTGGGCTACCTAGAGTGA
- a CDS encoding VOC family protein, whose product MSDDFEITADRPDSPIQTTGTDHITLIGSNTEDTIAYYRDVLGMPLVLKQPNLDDPTSTHLFFDTGDGRVITFFVSDDRQSNPSPLRHQIGSVHHLAFSIDPERFVDTREALEEAGYGYNEFDRGIFHSLYTRDNNGLTIELATDKFSIPDDRRAEVLATTQRIREEDGSDFAEEQHMEAALEELGIDVDKQELPDAPTGAGVDN is encoded by the coding sequence ATGAGCGACGACTTCGAAATCACCGCCGACCGACCCGACAGCCCGATTCAGACCACCGGGACCGACCACATCACGCTAATCGGCTCGAACACCGAGGACACCATTGCCTACTACCGAGACGTGCTGGGGATGCCCCTCGTCCTGAAACAGCCGAACCTGGACGACCCGACATCGACGCACCTCTTCTTCGACACCGGGGACGGCCGGGTCATCACGTTCTTCGTGAGCGACGACCGCCAGTCGAACCCGTCTCCCCTTCGCCATCAGATCGGTTCGGTCCACCACCTCGCGTTCAGCATCGACCCCGAGCGATTCGTCGACACCCGGGAGGCCCTCGAGGAGGCCGGCTACGGCTACAACGAGTTCGATCGGGGCATCTTCCACTCCCTCTATACCAGGGACAACAACGGCCTGACCATCGAACTCGCCACGGACAAGTTCTCGATTCCCGACGACCGCCGTGCCGAGGTGCTCGCGACGACCCAGCGGATCCGCGAGGAGGACGGCTCGGACTTCGCCGAGGAGCAACACATGGAGGCCGCCCTCGAGGAACTGGGAATCGATGTCGACAAACAGGAACTGCCGGACGCGCCGACGGGAGCGGGCGTCGATAACTGA